Proteins encoded in a region of the Excalfactoria chinensis isolate bCotChi1 chromosome 16, bCotChi1.hap2, whole genome shotgun sequence genome:
- the MTMR3 gene encoding phosphatidylinositol-3,5-bisphosphate 3-phosphatase MTMR3 isoform X2 yields MDEETQHSLECIQANQIFPRKQLIREDENLQVPFIELHGESTEYVGRAEDAIIALSNYRLHIKFKESVVNVPLQLIESVECRDIFQLHLTCKDCKVIRCQFSTFEQCQDWLKRLNNAIRPPSKIEDLFSFAYHAWCMEVYASEKEQHGDLCRPGEHVTSRFKNEVERMGFDMNNAWRISNINEKYKLCGSYPQEIIVPAWITDKELESVASFRSWKRIPAVVYRHQSNGAVISRCGQPEVSWWGWRNADDEHLVQSVAKACASDSRSNSNKLMNGNCSRDFSNGGDLSDVEFDSSISNASGAESLAIQPQKLLILDARSYAAAVANRAKGGGCECPEYYPNCEVVFMGMANIHSIRKSFQSLRLLCTQMPDPGNWLSALESTKWLQHLSVLLKSALLVVHAVDRDQRPVLVHCSDGWDRTPQIVALAKLLLDPYYRTTEGFQVLVEMEWLDFGHKFADRCGHGENSDDLNERCPVFLQWLDCVHQLQRQFPCSFEFNEAFLVKLVQHTYSCLFGTFLCNNAKERGEKHTQERTCSVWSLLRAANKAFKNLLYSSQSESVLYPVCHVRNLMLWSAVYLPCSSPSTPADDTCAPYPVPGSSPEDQPLGRLPKTRSFDNLTTACDSSVPTTNRRSSDPSLNEKWQEHRRSLELSSLGNPGDDPFDGDGLSKQGRALLGAELSVAAGVAEGQMENILQEATKEDVVVEEHLRGSLETAGKGDEIALDKEKRTENVHGYVGELCEKAEDKGVVMNNPCPLSQGACELKGRPEEQTDVSNATQKLPQVKGVQAVPSESSVNRDTHKNVEEGVGKPEGEGESLHSVAQTGLLLPLTSLHEVRTSNIESSTETLTENEAKQELIPKGPCLRAHLMDNSADELSRTIENRPEGESAMELQRLGTKVHRTSGSGSAHIPMPSPCALPLGECKDEVVCNGELEPENKMTEKPAGLAMVQKYHATNGHCVNGEDGRTKAALSRQVSAASCSSAQLHLRNLHQKWVMSHLGKQQAAGSPDQPARSHLDDDGMPVYTDVIQQRLRQIETGHQQEVETLKKQVQELKSRLESQYLNCSLRLNGDYGDEVTSIPDSESNLDQNCLSRCSTEIFSEASWEQVDKQDTEVTRWLPDHLAAHCYGCDSTFWLASRKHHCRDTDRVDQICMSASRADVYDEETELPLTLEGLWQ; encoded by the exons GTGTCAGTTTTCTACTTTCGAGCAGTGTCAAGATTGGCTTAAGCGTCTGAACAATGCCATCCGCCCTCCCTCCAAGATAGAAGACCTTTTCTCATTTGCCTACCATGCTTGGTGTATGGAGGTGTATGCTAGTGAGAAGGAGCAGCATGGGGATTTGTGTCGGCCAG GAGAACATGTAACTTCGAGGTTTAAAAATGAAGTGGAGAGGATGGGTTTTGATATGAACAACGCCTGGAGAATTTCCAACATCAATGAGAAGTACAA GCTCTGTGGTAGCTACCCCCAGGAGATTATAGTACCTGCCTGGATCACGGATAAAGAGCTGGAGAGTGTGGCAAGCTTTCGGTCTTGGAAGCGCATCCCTGCTGTTGTGTACAG GCACCAGAGCAATGGCGCAGTCATTTCCCGCTGCGGCCAACCCGAGGTCAGTTGGTGGGGCTGGAGGAATGCAGATGATGAACACCTTGTCCAGTCAGTAGCCAAAGCCTGTGCCTCAGATTCAAGGTCCAACAGTAACAAACTAATGAATGGAAATTGTTCAAGAGATTTCTCCAATGGAGGAGACCTCTCTGATGTGGAATTTG ATTCCTCAATCTCTAACGCCTCGGGAGCAGAGAGTTTGGCAATACAGCCTCAGAAGCTTCTGATCCTAGATGCACGGTCctatgcagcagctgtggctaACAGAGCCAAAGGTGGAGGCTGTGAGTGCCCAG AGTATTATCCAAACTGTGAAGTGGTGTTCATGGGAATGGCAAACATTCATTCAATCCGGAAGAGCTTTCAGTCCCTGCGTCTGCTCTGCACACAAATGCCAGATCCAGGAAA ttGGTTGTCAGCTCTGGAGAGCACCAAATGGCTGCAGCACCTGTCTGTGCTCCTGAAATCAGCACTGCTTGTGGTCCATGCTGTGGACCGAGACCAGCGACCTGTCCTGGTGCACTGCTCGGATGGCTGGGACCGAACCCCCCAGATCGTGGCTCTGGCCAAACTGCTGCTAGATCCCTACTACAGGACCACAGAG GGTTTCCAGGTGCTGGTGGAGATGGAGTGGCTGGATTTTGGCCACAAGTTTGCCGATCGCTGTGGCCATGGTGAGAATTCGGATGACCTCAATGAGCGCTGCCCGGTGTTCTTACAGTGGCTGGACTGCGTCCATCAGCTCCAGAGGCAGTTCCCTTGCTCCTTCGAGTTTAACGAAGCATTCCTT GTCAAACTGGTGCAGCACACCTACTCTTGCCTCTTTGGTACATTCCTGTGCAACAATGcgaaagagagaggagaaaaacacactCAGGAACGGACCTGTTCTGTCTGGTCTTTGCTGCGGGCAGCAAACAAAGCCTTCAAGAACCTGCTCTACTCCTCCCAGTCAGAATCT GTGCTGTACCCAGTGTGCCATGTGCGTAATTTAATGCTCTGGAGTGCTGTTTACCTGCCCTGTTCTTCCCCCTCTACGCCTGCTGACGACACCTGTGCCCCATACCCTGTTCCAGGCTCTAGCCCTGAAGATCAGCCCCTGGGCAG GTTACCAAAGACGAGATCCTTCGACAATCTGACGACAGCCTGTGACAGCAGCGTGCCTACGACCAACCGGCGCAGCAGCGACCCCAGCCTGAATGAGAAGTGGCAGGAGCACCGCAGGTCCCTGGAGCTGAGCAGCCTTGGGAACCCCGGGGACGACCCGTTTGATGGGGATGGCCTGAGCAAGCAGGGCAGGgcgctgctgggagctgagctgtcTGTTGCAGCCGGCGTGGCGGAGGGGCAGATGGAGAACATTTTGCAGGAGGCCACGAAGGAGGATGTTGTTGTGGAGGAGCACTTAAGGGGCAGCCTAGAGACTGCGGGGAAAGGGGATGAGATTGCCTTGGACAAGGagaagagaactgaaaatgtgCACGGGTACGTGGGTGAGCTGTGTGAGAAGGCTGAGGATAAAGGGGTGGTAATGAACAACCCATGTCCGCTTTCACAAGGGGCTTGTGAGCTCAAAGGACGCCCGGAGGAGCAGACTGATGTCAGTAACGCTACCCAGAAGTTACCTCAGGTGAAAGGAGTGCAGGCTGTTCCTTCGGAGAGCTCTGTAAATAGAGACACTCACAAGAATGTGGAGGAAGGTGTGGGCAAACctgaaggagagggagaaagcctGCACAGCGTAGCACAGACCGGCCTTCTGTTACCTCTTACAAGCCTGCACGAGGTGAGAACATCCAACATTGAGAGCTCTACAGAAACCTTAACAGAGAATGAAGCAAAGCAAGAGCTGATTCCCAAGGGTCCGTGCCTCAGAGCCCATCTGATGGACAACAGTGCTGACGAGCTTTCGCGAACTATTGAAAACAGGCCGGAGGGGGAGAGTGCGATGGAACTGCAGAGACTGGGCACAAAAGTACATAGGACTTCTGGCAGCGGCAGCGCACACATCCCAATGCCTTCCCCTTGTGCCTTGCCTTTAGGTGAATGTAAAGACGAGGTTGTGTGTAACGGAGAGCTGGAGCCTGAGAACAAGATGACGGAGAAGCCTGCGGGGCTGGCTATGGTGCAGAAATACCACGCGACAAACGGGCACTGTGTGAACGGGGAGGACGGGAGGACAAAGGCCGCTCTGAGCCGGCAGGTCTCCGCAgcgagctgcagctctgcacaactGCACCTGAGGAACCTGCACCAGAAATGGGTGATGAGTCACCTCGGGAAGCAGCAGGCGGCCGGCAGCCCAGACCAGCCTGCCAGGAGCCACCTGGACGATGACGGGATGCCTGTCTACACCGACGTCATCCAGCAGCGCCTGCGCCAGATTGAAACTGGGCATCAGCAGGAGGTGGAGACCTTGAAGAAGCAAGTGCAGGAGCTGAAAAGCCGGCTGGAGAGCCAGTACCTGAACTGCTCCTTGCGTCTCAACGGCGATTACGGAGACGaagtg ACTTCTATACCCGACTCGGAAAGCAATCTGGATCAGAACTGCTTGTCTCgctgcagcacagagatttTCTCTGAAGCCAGCTGGGAGCAGGTGGACAAACAGGACACAGAG GTGACACGATGGCTTCCCGACCACCTGGCTGCGCACTGCTATGGCTGTGACAGCACGTTCTGGCTCGCCAGCAGGAAGCACCACTGCAG GGACACTGACCGTGTTGATCAGATCTG CATGTCAGCAAGCCGTGCAGACGTGTATGATGAGGAGACAGAATTGCCTCTGACTTTGGAAGGACTTTGGCAATAG
- the MTMR3 gene encoding phosphatidylinositol-3,5-bisphosphate 3-phosphatase MTMR3 isoform X1 yields the protein MDEETQHSLECIQANQIFPRKQLIREDENLQVPFIELHGESTEYVGRAEDAIIALSNYRLHIKFKESVVNVPLQLIESVECRDIFQLHLTCKDCKVIRCQFSTFEQCQDWLKRLNNAIRPPSKIEDLFSFAYHAWCMEVYASEKEQHGDLCRPGEHVTSRFKNEVERMGFDMNNAWRISNINEKYKLCGSYPQEIIVPAWITDKELESVASFRSWKRIPAVVYRHQSNGAVISRCGQPEVSWWGWRNADDEHLVQSVAKACASDSRSNSNKLMNGNCSRDFSNGGDLSDVEFDSSISNASGAESLAIQPQKLLILDARSYAAAVANRAKGGGCECPEYYPNCEVVFMGMANIHSIRKSFQSLRLLCTQMPDPGNWLSALESTKWLQHLSVLLKSALLVVHAVDRDQRPVLVHCSDGWDRTPQIVALAKLLLDPYYRTTEGFQVLVEMEWLDFGHKFADRCGHGENSDDLNERCPVFLQWLDCVHQLQRQFPCSFEFNEAFLVKLVQHTYSCLFGTFLCNNAKERGEKHTQERTCSVWSLLRAANKAFKNLLYSSQSESVLYPVCHVRNLMLWSAVYLPCSSPSTPADDTCAPYPVPGSSPEDQPLGRLPKTRSFDNLTTACDSSVPTTNRRSSDPSLNEKWQEHRRSLELSSLGNPGDDPFDGDGLSKQGRALLGAELSVAAGVAEGQMENILQEATKEDVVVEEHLRGSLETAGKGDEIALDKEKRTENVHGYVGELCEKAEDKGVVMNNPCPLSQGACELKGRPEEQTDVSNATQKLPQVKGVQAVPSESSVNRDTHKNVEEGVGKPEGEGESLHSVAQTGLLLPLTSLHEVRTSNIESSTETLTENEAKQELIPKGPCLRAHLMDNSADELSRTIENRPEGESAMELQRLGTKVHRTSGSGSAHIPMPSPCALPLGECKDEVVCNGELEPENKMTEKPAGLAMVQKYHATNGHCVNGEDGRTKAALSRQVSAASCSSAQLHLRNLHQKWVMSHLGKQQAAGSPDQPARSHLDDDGMPVYTDVIQQRLRQIETGHQQEVETLKKQVQELKSRLESQYLNCSLRLNGDYGDEVTSIPDSESNLDQNCLSRCSTEIFSEASWEQVDKQDTEVTRWLPDHLAAHCYGCDSTFWLASRKHHCRNCGNVFCSSCCNQKVPVPSQQLFEPSRVCKSCYSSLHPSSASLDLELDKPITATSN from the exons GTGTCAGTTTTCTACTTTCGAGCAGTGTCAAGATTGGCTTAAGCGTCTGAACAATGCCATCCGCCCTCCCTCCAAGATAGAAGACCTTTTCTCATTTGCCTACCATGCTTGGTGTATGGAGGTGTATGCTAGTGAGAAGGAGCAGCATGGGGATTTGTGTCGGCCAG GAGAACATGTAACTTCGAGGTTTAAAAATGAAGTGGAGAGGATGGGTTTTGATATGAACAACGCCTGGAGAATTTCCAACATCAATGAGAAGTACAA GCTCTGTGGTAGCTACCCCCAGGAGATTATAGTACCTGCCTGGATCACGGATAAAGAGCTGGAGAGTGTGGCAAGCTTTCGGTCTTGGAAGCGCATCCCTGCTGTTGTGTACAG GCACCAGAGCAATGGCGCAGTCATTTCCCGCTGCGGCCAACCCGAGGTCAGTTGGTGGGGCTGGAGGAATGCAGATGATGAACACCTTGTCCAGTCAGTAGCCAAAGCCTGTGCCTCAGATTCAAGGTCCAACAGTAACAAACTAATGAATGGAAATTGTTCAAGAGATTTCTCCAATGGAGGAGACCTCTCTGATGTGGAATTTG ATTCCTCAATCTCTAACGCCTCGGGAGCAGAGAGTTTGGCAATACAGCCTCAGAAGCTTCTGATCCTAGATGCACGGTCctatgcagcagctgtggctaACAGAGCCAAAGGTGGAGGCTGTGAGTGCCCAG AGTATTATCCAAACTGTGAAGTGGTGTTCATGGGAATGGCAAACATTCATTCAATCCGGAAGAGCTTTCAGTCCCTGCGTCTGCTCTGCACACAAATGCCAGATCCAGGAAA ttGGTTGTCAGCTCTGGAGAGCACCAAATGGCTGCAGCACCTGTCTGTGCTCCTGAAATCAGCACTGCTTGTGGTCCATGCTGTGGACCGAGACCAGCGACCTGTCCTGGTGCACTGCTCGGATGGCTGGGACCGAACCCCCCAGATCGTGGCTCTGGCCAAACTGCTGCTAGATCCCTACTACAGGACCACAGAG GGTTTCCAGGTGCTGGTGGAGATGGAGTGGCTGGATTTTGGCCACAAGTTTGCCGATCGCTGTGGCCATGGTGAGAATTCGGATGACCTCAATGAGCGCTGCCCGGTGTTCTTACAGTGGCTGGACTGCGTCCATCAGCTCCAGAGGCAGTTCCCTTGCTCCTTCGAGTTTAACGAAGCATTCCTT GTCAAACTGGTGCAGCACACCTACTCTTGCCTCTTTGGTACATTCCTGTGCAACAATGcgaaagagagaggagaaaaacacactCAGGAACGGACCTGTTCTGTCTGGTCTTTGCTGCGGGCAGCAAACAAAGCCTTCAAGAACCTGCTCTACTCCTCCCAGTCAGAATCT GTGCTGTACCCAGTGTGCCATGTGCGTAATTTAATGCTCTGGAGTGCTGTTTACCTGCCCTGTTCTTCCCCCTCTACGCCTGCTGACGACACCTGTGCCCCATACCCTGTTCCAGGCTCTAGCCCTGAAGATCAGCCCCTGGGCAG GTTACCAAAGACGAGATCCTTCGACAATCTGACGACAGCCTGTGACAGCAGCGTGCCTACGACCAACCGGCGCAGCAGCGACCCCAGCCTGAATGAGAAGTGGCAGGAGCACCGCAGGTCCCTGGAGCTGAGCAGCCTTGGGAACCCCGGGGACGACCCGTTTGATGGGGATGGCCTGAGCAAGCAGGGCAGGgcgctgctgggagctgagctgtcTGTTGCAGCCGGCGTGGCGGAGGGGCAGATGGAGAACATTTTGCAGGAGGCCACGAAGGAGGATGTTGTTGTGGAGGAGCACTTAAGGGGCAGCCTAGAGACTGCGGGGAAAGGGGATGAGATTGCCTTGGACAAGGagaagagaactgaaaatgtgCACGGGTACGTGGGTGAGCTGTGTGAGAAGGCTGAGGATAAAGGGGTGGTAATGAACAACCCATGTCCGCTTTCACAAGGGGCTTGTGAGCTCAAAGGACGCCCGGAGGAGCAGACTGATGTCAGTAACGCTACCCAGAAGTTACCTCAGGTGAAAGGAGTGCAGGCTGTTCCTTCGGAGAGCTCTGTAAATAGAGACACTCACAAGAATGTGGAGGAAGGTGTGGGCAAACctgaaggagagggagaaagcctGCACAGCGTAGCACAGACCGGCCTTCTGTTACCTCTTACAAGCCTGCACGAGGTGAGAACATCCAACATTGAGAGCTCTACAGAAACCTTAACAGAGAATGAAGCAAAGCAAGAGCTGATTCCCAAGGGTCCGTGCCTCAGAGCCCATCTGATGGACAACAGTGCTGACGAGCTTTCGCGAACTATTGAAAACAGGCCGGAGGGGGAGAGTGCGATGGAACTGCAGAGACTGGGCACAAAAGTACATAGGACTTCTGGCAGCGGCAGCGCACACATCCCAATGCCTTCCCCTTGTGCCTTGCCTTTAGGTGAATGTAAAGACGAGGTTGTGTGTAACGGAGAGCTGGAGCCTGAGAACAAGATGACGGAGAAGCCTGCGGGGCTGGCTATGGTGCAGAAATACCACGCGACAAACGGGCACTGTGTGAACGGGGAGGACGGGAGGACAAAGGCCGCTCTGAGCCGGCAGGTCTCCGCAgcgagctgcagctctgcacaactGCACCTGAGGAACCTGCACCAGAAATGGGTGATGAGTCACCTCGGGAAGCAGCAGGCGGCCGGCAGCCCAGACCAGCCTGCCAGGAGCCACCTGGACGATGACGGGATGCCTGTCTACACCGACGTCATCCAGCAGCGCCTGCGCCAGATTGAAACTGGGCATCAGCAGGAGGTGGAGACCTTGAAGAAGCAAGTGCAGGAGCTGAAAAGCCGGCTGGAGAGCCAGTACCTGAACTGCTCCTTGCGTCTCAACGGCGATTACGGAGACGaagtg ACTTCTATACCCGACTCGGAAAGCAATCTGGATCAGAACTGCTTGTCTCgctgcagcacagagatttTCTCTGAAGCCAGCTGGGAGCAGGTGGACAAACAGGACACAGAG GTGACACGATGGCTTCCCGACCACCTGGCTGCGCACTGCTATGGCTGTGACAGCACGTTCTGGCTCGCCAGCAGGAAGCACCACTGCAG GAATTGTGGAAACGtgttctgctccagctgctgtaaCCAGAAGGTGCCGGttcccagccagcagctctttGAGCCCAGCAGAGTCTGCAAGTCGTGCTACAGCAGCTTGCACCCGAGCAGCGCCAGCCTTGATCTCGAACTGGACAAACCCATCACTGCCACATCAAATTAA
- the MTMR3 gene encoding phosphatidylinositol-3,5-bisphosphate 3-phosphatase MTMR3 isoform X3, which produces MDEETQHSLECIQANQIFPRKQLIREDENLQVPFIELHGESTEYVGRAEDAIIALSNYRLHIKFKESVVNVPLQLIESVECRDIFQLHLTCKDCKVIRCQFSTFEQCQDWLKRLNNAIRPPSKIEDLFSFAYHAWCMEVYASEKEQHGDLCRPGEHVTSRFKNEVERMGFDMNNAWRISNINEKYKLCGSYPQEIIVPAWITDKELESVASFRSWKRIPAVVYRHQSNGAVISRCGQPEVSWWGWRNADDEHLVQSVAKACASDSRSNSNKLMNGNCSRDFSNGGDLSDVEFDSSISNASGAESLAIQPQKLLILDARSYAAAVANRAKGGGCECPEYYPNCEVVFMGMANIHSIRKSFQSLRLLCTQMPDPGNWLSALESTKWLQHLSVLLKSALLVVHAVDRDQRPVLVHCSDGWDRTPQIVALAKLLLDPYYRTTEGFQVLVEMEWLDFGHKFADRCGHGENSDDLNERCPVFLQWLDCVHQLQRQFPCSFEFNEAFLVKLVQHTYSCLFGTFLCNNAKERGEKHTQERTCSVWSLLRAANKAFKNLLYSSQSESVLYPVCHVRNLMLWSAVYLPCSSPSTPADDTCAPYPVPGSSPEDQPLGRLPKTRSFDNLTTACDSSVPTTNRRSSDPSLNEKWQEHRRSLELSSLGNPGDDPFDGDGLSKQGRALLGAELSVAAGVAEGQMENILQEATKEDVVVEEHLRGSLETAGKGDEIALDKEKRTENVHGYVGELCEKAEDKGVVMNNPCPLSQGACELKGRPEEQTDVSNATQKLPQVKGVQAVPSESSVNRDTHKNVEEGVGKPEGEGESLHSVAQTGLLLPLTSLHEVRTSNIESSTETLTENEAKQELIPKGPCLRAHLMDNSADELSRTIENRPEGESAMELQRLGTKVHRTSGSGSAHIPMPSPCALPLGECKDEVVCNGELEPENKMTEKPAGLAMVQKYHATNGHCVNGEDGRTKAALSRQVSAASCSSAQLHLRNLHQKWVMSHLGKQQAAGSPDQPARSHLDDDGMPVYTDVIQQRLRQIETGHQQEVETLKKQVQELKSRLESQYLNCSLRLNGDYGDEVTSIPDSESNLDQNCLSRCSTEIFSEASWEQVDKQDTEVTRWLPDHLAAHCYGCDSTFWLASRKHHCRDTDRVDQIWSACQQAVQTCMMRRQNCL; this is translated from the exons GTGTCAGTTTTCTACTTTCGAGCAGTGTCAAGATTGGCTTAAGCGTCTGAACAATGCCATCCGCCCTCCCTCCAAGATAGAAGACCTTTTCTCATTTGCCTACCATGCTTGGTGTATGGAGGTGTATGCTAGTGAGAAGGAGCAGCATGGGGATTTGTGTCGGCCAG GAGAACATGTAACTTCGAGGTTTAAAAATGAAGTGGAGAGGATGGGTTTTGATATGAACAACGCCTGGAGAATTTCCAACATCAATGAGAAGTACAA GCTCTGTGGTAGCTACCCCCAGGAGATTATAGTACCTGCCTGGATCACGGATAAAGAGCTGGAGAGTGTGGCAAGCTTTCGGTCTTGGAAGCGCATCCCTGCTGTTGTGTACAG GCACCAGAGCAATGGCGCAGTCATTTCCCGCTGCGGCCAACCCGAGGTCAGTTGGTGGGGCTGGAGGAATGCAGATGATGAACACCTTGTCCAGTCAGTAGCCAAAGCCTGTGCCTCAGATTCAAGGTCCAACAGTAACAAACTAATGAATGGAAATTGTTCAAGAGATTTCTCCAATGGAGGAGACCTCTCTGATGTGGAATTTG ATTCCTCAATCTCTAACGCCTCGGGAGCAGAGAGTTTGGCAATACAGCCTCAGAAGCTTCTGATCCTAGATGCACGGTCctatgcagcagctgtggctaACAGAGCCAAAGGTGGAGGCTGTGAGTGCCCAG AGTATTATCCAAACTGTGAAGTGGTGTTCATGGGAATGGCAAACATTCATTCAATCCGGAAGAGCTTTCAGTCCCTGCGTCTGCTCTGCACACAAATGCCAGATCCAGGAAA ttGGTTGTCAGCTCTGGAGAGCACCAAATGGCTGCAGCACCTGTCTGTGCTCCTGAAATCAGCACTGCTTGTGGTCCATGCTGTGGACCGAGACCAGCGACCTGTCCTGGTGCACTGCTCGGATGGCTGGGACCGAACCCCCCAGATCGTGGCTCTGGCCAAACTGCTGCTAGATCCCTACTACAGGACCACAGAG GGTTTCCAGGTGCTGGTGGAGATGGAGTGGCTGGATTTTGGCCACAAGTTTGCCGATCGCTGTGGCCATGGTGAGAATTCGGATGACCTCAATGAGCGCTGCCCGGTGTTCTTACAGTGGCTGGACTGCGTCCATCAGCTCCAGAGGCAGTTCCCTTGCTCCTTCGAGTTTAACGAAGCATTCCTT GTCAAACTGGTGCAGCACACCTACTCTTGCCTCTTTGGTACATTCCTGTGCAACAATGcgaaagagagaggagaaaaacacactCAGGAACGGACCTGTTCTGTCTGGTCTTTGCTGCGGGCAGCAAACAAAGCCTTCAAGAACCTGCTCTACTCCTCCCAGTCAGAATCT GTGCTGTACCCAGTGTGCCATGTGCGTAATTTAATGCTCTGGAGTGCTGTTTACCTGCCCTGTTCTTCCCCCTCTACGCCTGCTGACGACACCTGTGCCCCATACCCTGTTCCAGGCTCTAGCCCTGAAGATCAGCCCCTGGGCAG GTTACCAAAGACGAGATCCTTCGACAATCTGACGACAGCCTGTGACAGCAGCGTGCCTACGACCAACCGGCGCAGCAGCGACCCCAGCCTGAATGAGAAGTGGCAGGAGCACCGCAGGTCCCTGGAGCTGAGCAGCCTTGGGAACCCCGGGGACGACCCGTTTGATGGGGATGGCCTGAGCAAGCAGGGCAGGgcgctgctgggagctgagctgtcTGTTGCAGCCGGCGTGGCGGAGGGGCAGATGGAGAACATTTTGCAGGAGGCCACGAAGGAGGATGTTGTTGTGGAGGAGCACTTAAGGGGCAGCCTAGAGACTGCGGGGAAAGGGGATGAGATTGCCTTGGACAAGGagaagagaactgaaaatgtgCACGGGTACGTGGGTGAGCTGTGTGAGAAGGCTGAGGATAAAGGGGTGGTAATGAACAACCCATGTCCGCTTTCACAAGGGGCTTGTGAGCTCAAAGGACGCCCGGAGGAGCAGACTGATGTCAGTAACGCTACCCAGAAGTTACCTCAGGTGAAAGGAGTGCAGGCTGTTCCTTCGGAGAGCTCTGTAAATAGAGACACTCACAAGAATGTGGAGGAAGGTGTGGGCAAACctgaaggagagggagaaagcctGCACAGCGTAGCACAGACCGGCCTTCTGTTACCTCTTACAAGCCTGCACGAGGTGAGAACATCCAACATTGAGAGCTCTACAGAAACCTTAACAGAGAATGAAGCAAAGCAAGAGCTGATTCCCAAGGGTCCGTGCCTCAGAGCCCATCTGATGGACAACAGTGCTGACGAGCTTTCGCGAACTATTGAAAACAGGCCGGAGGGGGAGAGTGCGATGGAACTGCAGAGACTGGGCACAAAAGTACATAGGACTTCTGGCAGCGGCAGCGCACACATCCCAATGCCTTCCCCTTGTGCCTTGCCTTTAGGTGAATGTAAAGACGAGGTTGTGTGTAACGGAGAGCTGGAGCCTGAGAACAAGATGACGGAGAAGCCTGCGGGGCTGGCTATGGTGCAGAAATACCACGCGACAAACGGGCACTGTGTGAACGGGGAGGACGGGAGGACAAAGGCCGCTCTGAGCCGGCAGGTCTCCGCAgcgagctgcagctctgcacaactGCACCTGAGGAACCTGCACCAGAAATGGGTGATGAGTCACCTCGGGAAGCAGCAGGCGGCCGGCAGCCCAGACCAGCCTGCCAGGAGCCACCTGGACGATGACGGGATGCCTGTCTACACCGACGTCATCCAGCAGCGCCTGCGCCAGATTGAAACTGGGCATCAGCAGGAGGTGGAGACCTTGAAGAAGCAAGTGCAGGAGCTGAAAAGCCGGCTGGAGAGCCAGTACCTGAACTGCTCCTTGCGTCTCAACGGCGATTACGGAGACGaagtg ACTTCTATACCCGACTCGGAAAGCAATCTGGATCAGAACTGCTTGTCTCgctgcagcacagagatttTCTCTGAAGCCAGCTGGGAGCAGGTGGACAAACAGGACACAGAG GTGACACGATGGCTTCCCGACCACCTGGCTGCGCACTGCTATGGCTGTGACAGCACGTTCTGGCTCGCCAGCAGGAAGCACCACTGCAG GGACACTGACCGTGTTGATCAGATCTG GTCAGCATGTCAGCAAGCCGTGCAGACGTGTATGATGAGGAGACAGAATTGCCTCTGA